The segment CCGTTCTTCCACGCCCTCTCCGCCGAGGCCCGGCGCGCCCTGGAGCGGATCGGCCGCACCCGGCGGTTCGCCTCCGGGCAGGTCCTCATCGAGGAGGGGGACGACCGGCAGGAGGTGTGGTTACTCCTCCGGGGATCGGCGAAGGTCACCCGCCTGATCAGCGACGGCAAGGCGTCGCTCGTGGACTTCAAGGTCTCCGGCGAACTGCTGGGCGAGATCGCCGCCATGGACTGCGGGCCGCGGACCGCCACCGTCACGGCCTGCCGCGACGGCTTGGCCCGCGTCATCGCCTGGCCCGACCTGCTGTCCTTCCTCCGCGAGCACCCCGAGGCGATGATCGCCCTGCACCGGGTGCTCGGCGCCCGTCTGCGCAGCTCCGACCGCAGGCGGCTGGAGTTCGGGGCGTATCCGGTCCTGATCCGGCTGGCCCGGGTACTGGTCGACCTCGCGGAGTCGTGCGGGACCAGGCTCCCCGACCGCGGGACCCCGCCCCGGAAGGTGTACCGCATCGACGTGGCCCTGACGCAGCTCGAGTACGCCTCGCTCACCGGGGTGAAGGAGCGCGCCGTGCACCAGGCGTTCGCCGAACTCCGCCGACTGGAGTTGGTCACCACGAACGAACGGCTGCCCCACGTCTCCGACATGGACCGCCTGCGCGCGATCGCGCTTCTGGACGAGGGCGCGGAGCGGTCCCTTGTCAAGTATTCCGCATGAATGCGTGATAGTCGGCAACCACGGCCGCTTGCCCAATAGTTGGCGTGCACCGCACCCGACACCCTTGGAAAGGTGGTCAGTTGCCATGACCGAGCAACTCTGCCCGCTGCCTCCGGGCAGCACTCCGCGCCGCCGGCTGTGCATGACGGTGGACGTGGCACGGTACAGCCGCCTCGACACCCTGACCCAGCTCGCCGTCCAGACGGACCTGGTCCGGCTGCTGGACGAGGCGGCCCGGCGCTCCGGGCTGGACCGCACGGCCTGGGAGCGCCAGCCCCAGGGCGACGCCGAGTTCGACGTCCTCCCGGAGGGCGTTCCGGAAACGGTCGTCCTGGGGCCGTTCGTCCACCACCTCTCGACCTGCCTGCACCTGCTCAACGCCCGGACGGACGGGCCGCGGCTGCGGATGCGGTTGGCGATCGACTCCGGCGTCGCCACGACCGCCGCACTGGGCCACGCGGGACCAGGACCGGTCGCCGTGGCCCGGTACGTCAACGCGCACCAGCTGAAGGCGGCCCTGGCCGGCCTCCCGTCCGCCGATCTGGCCGTCATCATCTCCGACCGGCTCTACCAGGACGTGGTCCGCTCCGGCCATCCCGGCCTCGACCCCGCCCAGTACCTGCGCGTCCACGTCCGGATCAAGGAGTTCCTCTCCTACGGCTGGATCCGGGTCCCCGGCCACGGCCCGGACGACCTGCGCGCGTTCGCGGACGGTCCGCTCAATCCGCCGCCGCCCCCGGCTCCGGCGGACGGGTTCCCGTTCAAGCTCGCCCAGCACGTGCGCCACGGCGCCGCCGTCGGACGGGACGTGCACGGGGCGATCACCATCGGGCCGGCCCCCTCCCCCTCGGACAGCGCCGCCCTGCACCTCGGATGACGGCCGGCCCGGAGAACACGCCGCAGACCGGCGAGAACCACCGGGTCCAGTGGCTGGAGCACGGGGTGAACGTCGGACACGCGGTCTACGGCGGCATCCACATCCACTCCGCCCCGGTGCCGGCCGCACCGTCCGGCCGGTACCCGGCACCAGCGCTCCCCGTCCCGCTGCCGACGCTGCGCACCGCCGAACTCCGATCCGCACTCCACCGCCTTTCCCTCGCCTGCGCGCACGCCGCCCAGGCCCTGTCGACCGCCGGGCCCGCCCCGGCCGGAGAGGAGTCTCAATGACGAAGTCAAGCCGCCTGTGTGGCTGGGACGGGGGTGAAGAGTCTGCCGTCGCGCAGGAGTGCCCACAGGACGCTGACGCGGCGTCGGGCGAGGGCGATGACGGCTTGGACGTGTCTGCAGCCCTCGGCGCGTTTCTTGAGGTAGAAGTCCCGGTTGGGACCGTCGTTGACGATGCTGGTCTGGGCGGACATGTAGAACACCCGTCGCAGGCGGCGGCTGTAGCGTTTGGGTCGGTGCATGTTGCCGGTGCGGCGTCCGGAGTCGCGGGGGACGGGCACCAGCCCGGCTGCGGAGGCGAGGTGGCCGGCGTCCGCGTAGGCCGCCAGGTCGCCGGCCGCGACGACGAGCTCCGCCCCGAGGATCGGTCCGATGCCGGGCATCGACTCGATGATCCCGGCCTGCGGATGGGTGCGGAAGACCTCTGCGATCTGCTTGTCGACCCGTTTGATCCTCTCGTCCAGGGCCAGGATCTGCGTGGCAAGGTCGGCGACGATCGCGGCGGCGACGTCCTCGCCGGGCAGCACGGTGTGCTGGGCGGCGGCGGCCTCCGCCGCGACGGAAGCCACTGTGCCGGGATTGCGGACGCCGCGCTTGGCGAGCCAGGCGGTGAGGCGGGCCGGACCCCTGCCCCGGAGGGCGGCGGGGGTCTGGTAGCCCGTCAGCAGGACCAGGGCGCCCTT is part of the Kitasatospora setae KM-6054 genome and harbors:
- a CDS encoding Crp/Fnr family transcriptional regulator, whose amino-acid sequence is MDDSRTPRTPFFHALSAEARRALERIGRTRRFASGQVLIEEGDDRQEVWLLLRGSAKVTRLISDGKASLVDFKVSGELLGEIAAMDCGPRTATVTACRDGLARVIAWPDLLSFLREHPEAMIALHRVLGARLRSSDRRRLEFGAYPVLIRLARVLVDLAESCGTRLPDRGTPPRKVYRIDVALTQLEYASLTGVKERAVHQAFAELRRLELVTTNERLPHVSDMDRLRAIALLDEGAERSLVKYSA
- a CDS encoding IS110 family RNA-guided transposase; this translates as MSERRTLAWAGVDAGKGHHWAAVVDGAGTTLWSKKVDNDESAILTALGEILELADEVRWAVDICGTASALLLAMLAAHGQQVVYVPGRTVNRMSGAYRGEAKTDARDAYVIAETARHRRDFTTIDVPAQLAADLALLTSHRSDLVADRVRMINRLRDVLTGVFPALERAFDYSAHKGALVLLTGYQTPAALRGRGPARLTAWLAKRGVRNPGTVASVAAEAAAAQHTVLPGEDVAAAIVADLATQILALDERIKRVDKQIAEVFRTHPQAGIIESMPGIGPILGAELVVAAGDLAAYADAGHLASAAGLVPVPRDSGRRTGNMHRPKRYSRRLRRVFYMSAQTSIVNDGPNRDFYLKKRAEGCRHVQAVIALARRRVSVLWALLRDGRLFTPVPATQAA